A genomic window from Panthera tigris isolate Pti1 chromosome B4, P.tigris_Pti1_mat1.1, whole genome shotgun sequence includes:
- the TTC38 gene encoding tetratricopeptide repeat protein 38 isoform X2 — protein MAATAPLRDCQAWKDAGLPLSTASNEACKLFDATLTQYVKWTNDKSLGGIEGCLSKLKAADPTFAMGHAISNGLVLIGTGSSVRLDRELDLAVKTMVEVSKTQPLTQRERLHVSAVETFAKGNFSRACELWEQILWDHPTDMLALKFSHDAYFYLGYQEQMRDSVARIYPFWTPDIPLSSYVKGIYSFGLMETNFYDKAEKLAKEALSINPTDAWSVHTIAHIHEMKAEIKDGLEFMQHSETHWKDSDMLACHNYWHWALYLIEKGEYEAALTIYDTHILPSLKASGAMLDVVDTCSMLYRLHMEGVSVGERWQDVLSVTQKHSRDHILLFNDVHFLMASLGARDPQTTQELLTTLQDASESPGENCQHLLARGVGLPLCQALVEAENGNPDRVVELLLPIRYRIVQIGGSNAQEPNLPSDLSERRLQPVTDPRGLELHFRRPQERGSEPPDGA, from the exons ATGGCCGCCACCGCTCCGCTGCGCGACTGCCAG GCGTGGAAAGATGCGGGCCTCCCACTGTCAACCGCAAGTAACGAGGCCTGCAAGCTCTTTGATGCCACCTTGACCCAG TATGTCAAATGGACCAATGACAAAAGTCTTGGTGGCATTGAGGGCTGCCTGTCAAAGCTCAAAGCAGCAGATCCGACCTTCG CGATGGGCCATGCCATCTCTAATGGCCTCGTGCTGATCGGCACCGGAAGCTCCGTGAGGCTGGACAGGGAGTTGGACCTGGCCGTGAAGACAATGGTGGAGGTCTCCAAAACACAGCCGCTGACGCAGCGGGAGCGGCTGCACGTGTCTGCAGTGGAGACCTTTGCCAAGGG GAACTTTTCCAGAGCCTGTGAACTATGGGAACAGATTCTCTGGGACCACCCAACAGACATGTTAGCCCTAAAATTTTCCCATGATGCCTACTTTTACCTGGGCTATCAGGAACAGATGCGGGATTCTGTGGCTCGGATATACCCCTTCTGGACGCCCGACATCCCCCTTAGCAG CTACGTGAAAGGCATCTATTCCTTTGGATTGATGGAAACCAACTTCTATGACAAGGCAGAAAAGCTTGCCAAAGAG GCTTTGTCCATTAACCCGACAGACGCGTGGTCGGTGCACACCATCGCCCATATTCATGAGATGAAAGCAGAAATCAAGGATGGATTGGAATTTATGCAGCACTCAGAAACCCACTGGAAG GACTCTGATATGCTTGCTTGTCATAATTATTGGCACTGGGCTCTGTATCTGATTGAGAAG GGCGAATACGAGGCCGCGCTGACCATTTACGATACGCAT ATCCTCCCCAGCTTGAAGGCCAGCGGAGCGATGCTGGATGTGGTGGACACCTGTTCCATGCTGTACCGGCTGCACATGGAAG GGGTGTCCGTGGGGGAGCGGTGGCAGGACGTCCTGTCGGTGACCCAGAAGCACAGCCGTGACCACATCCTGCTGTTCAACGACGTGCACTTCCTGATGGCATCCCTGGGTGCTCGGGACCCCCAGACCACGCAGGAGCTTCTGACCACCCTGCAGGATGCCAGCGA GTCCCCCGGGGAGAATTGCCAGCACCTCCTGGCCCGTGGCGTGGGGCTGcccctgtgccaggccctggtggAGGCCGAGAACGGGAACCCGGACCGTGTCGTGGAACTGCTCCTGCCCATCCGCTACCGTATCGTCCAGATCGGAGGCAGCAACGCCCAG GAGCCCAACCTGCCCAGTGACCTTTCAGAGAGACGTCTTCAACCAGTTACTGATCCACGCGGCCTTGAACTGCACTTCCGGCGCCCACAAGAACGTGGCTCG GAGCCTCCTGATGGAGCGTGA
- the TTC38 gene encoding tetratricopeptide repeat protein 38 isoform X1, with amino-acid sequence MAATAPLRDCQAWKDAGLPLSTASNEACKLFDATLTQYVKWTNDKSLGGIEGCLSKLKAADPTFAMGHAISNGLVLIGTGSSVRLDRELDLAVKTMVEVSKTQPLTQRERLHVSAVETFAKGNFSRACELWEQILWDHPTDMLALKFSHDAYFYLGYQEQMRDSVARIYPFWTPDIPLSSYVKGIYSFGLMETNFYDKAEKLAKEALSINPTDAWSVHTIAHIHEMKAEIKDGLEFMQHSETHWKDSDMLACHNYWHWALYLIEKGEYEAALTIYDTHILPSLKASGAMLDVVDTCSMLYRLHMEGVSVGERWQDVLSVTQKHSRDHILLFNDVHFLMASLGARDPQTTQELLTTLQDASESPGENCQHLLARGVGLPLCQALVEAENGNPDRVVELLLPIRYRIVQIGGSNAQRDVFNQLLIHAALNCTSGAHKNVARSLLMERDALKPNSPLTQRLIRKAAAVHLLQ; translated from the exons ATGGCCGCCACCGCTCCGCTGCGCGACTGCCAG GCGTGGAAAGATGCGGGCCTCCCACTGTCAACCGCAAGTAACGAGGCCTGCAAGCTCTTTGATGCCACCTTGACCCAG TATGTCAAATGGACCAATGACAAAAGTCTTGGTGGCATTGAGGGCTGCCTGTCAAAGCTCAAAGCAGCAGATCCGACCTTCG CGATGGGCCATGCCATCTCTAATGGCCTCGTGCTGATCGGCACCGGAAGCTCCGTGAGGCTGGACAGGGAGTTGGACCTGGCCGTGAAGACAATGGTGGAGGTCTCCAAAACACAGCCGCTGACGCAGCGGGAGCGGCTGCACGTGTCTGCAGTGGAGACCTTTGCCAAGGG GAACTTTTCCAGAGCCTGTGAACTATGGGAACAGATTCTCTGGGACCACCCAACAGACATGTTAGCCCTAAAATTTTCCCATGATGCCTACTTTTACCTGGGCTATCAGGAACAGATGCGGGATTCTGTGGCTCGGATATACCCCTTCTGGACGCCCGACATCCCCCTTAGCAG CTACGTGAAAGGCATCTATTCCTTTGGATTGATGGAAACCAACTTCTATGACAAGGCAGAAAAGCTTGCCAAAGAG GCTTTGTCCATTAACCCGACAGACGCGTGGTCGGTGCACACCATCGCCCATATTCATGAGATGAAAGCAGAAATCAAGGATGGATTGGAATTTATGCAGCACTCAGAAACCCACTGGAAG GACTCTGATATGCTTGCTTGTCATAATTATTGGCACTGGGCTCTGTATCTGATTGAGAAG GGCGAATACGAGGCCGCGCTGACCATTTACGATACGCAT ATCCTCCCCAGCTTGAAGGCCAGCGGAGCGATGCTGGATGTGGTGGACACCTGTTCCATGCTGTACCGGCTGCACATGGAAG GGGTGTCCGTGGGGGAGCGGTGGCAGGACGTCCTGTCGGTGACCCAGAAGCACAGCCGTGACCACATCCTGCTGTTCAACGACGTGCACTTCCTGATGGCATCCCTGGGTGCTCGGGACCCCCAGACCACGCAGGAGCTTCTGACCACCCTGCAGGATGCCAGCGA GTCCCCCGGGGAGAATTGCCAGCACCTCCTGGCCCGTGGCGTGGGGCTGcccctgtgccaggccctggtggAGGCCGAGAACGGGAACCCGGACCGTGTCGTGGAACTGCTCCTGCCCATCCGCTACCGTATCGTCCAGATCGGAGGCAGCAACGCCCAG AGAGACGTCTTCAACCAGTTACTGATCCACGCGGCCTTGAACTGCACTTCCGGCGCCCACAAGAACGTGGCTCG GAGCCTCCTGATGGAGCGTGATGCCTTGAAGCCGAACTCACCCCTGACCCAACGGCTCATCCGAAAGGCTGCGGCCGTCCACCTCCTGC